From one Nycticebus coucang isolate mNycCou1 chromosome 14, mNycCou1.pri, whole genome shotgun sequence genomic stretch:
- the LOC128565946 gene encoding olfactory receptor 56B1, with amino-acid sequence MPASLKASNSSKSQVSEFILLGLPGIHSWQHWLSLPLAPLYLSAIGANILIIITICKDPSLQQPMYLFLGILSVVDMGLATTIMPKILAILWFDAKAISLPECFAQIYAIHCFIGMESGIFLCMAFDRYVAICHPLRYPSIVTNSLIIKSTLFMVLRNGLFVIPVPVLAAQRNYCSRNEIDHCLCSNLGVTSLACDDRRPNSICQLILAWLGMGSDLSLIILSYTFILRSVLRLNSAEAASKALSTCSSHLILILFFYTTVVVISVTHLAEIQAPLVPVLLNVLHNIIPPSLNPIVYALRTRELREGFQKVLFLSLQKK; translated from the coding sequence ATGCCTGCATCTCTCAAAGCCTCCAATAGCTCCAAATCCCAGGTCTCTGAATTCATTCTTCTGGGACTTCCAGGCATTCACAGCTGGCAGCACTGGCTGTCCTTACCCTTGGCTCCTCTCTACCTCTCAGCAATTGGAGCAAACAtcctcatcatcatcaccatctgcAAGGACCCTTCTTTGCAGCAGCCCATGTACCTTTTCCTAGGCATCCTCTCTGTGGTGGACATGGGCCTAGCCACCACCATCATGCCCAAGATCCTGGCCATCCTCTGGTTTGATGCCAAGGCCATCAGCCTTCCTGAGTGCTTTGCTCAGATTTATGCCATTCACTGCTTTATTGGCATGGAGTCTGGTATCTTCCTCTGCATGGCTTTTGACAGATATGTGGCTATTTGTCACCCTCTTCGCTATCCATCAATTGTCACCAATTCCTTAATCATAAAATCTACCCTGTTCATGGTGCTTAGGAATGGCTTGTTTGTCATTCCTGTGCCTGTACTTGCTGCCCAGCGTAATTATTGCTCCAGGAATGAAATTGATCATTGTCTGTGCTCTAACCTTGGGGTCACAAGCCTGGCTTGTGATGACAGGAGGCCAAACAGCATTTGCCAATTGATTCTGGCGTGGCTTGGAATGGGAAGTGATCTTAGTCTTATCATACTGTCATATACTTTTATTCTGCGGTCTGTACTTAGACTGAACTCTGCTGAAGCTGCATCCAAGGCTCTGAGCACTTGCAGCTCTCATCTCATCCTCATCCTCTTCTTCTACACTACTGTTGTAGTAATTTCGGTAACTCACCTGGCAGAGATCCAGGCTCCTTTGGTTCCAGTTCTGCTCAATGTGCTGCACAACATCATCCCTCCATCCCTAAACCCTATAGTTTATGCACTTAGGACTAGAGAACTTAGGGAAGGCTTTCAAAAGGTGCTTTTTTTGagtttacaaaagaaataa